The region CATATGTTTATCTGGTTATGCAGCTCCAAGTCTGTATCTGACAGATCTCCATGCCTGCCCATGCTTTTAGTCACAATTCCCTAGTTGAGTCCTTAGTCATCCCATCTCAATAGATGCTAGCTCACATTCTACCCCACACAGAGATGAGCTAAATTTATACCTCTTTGTTTTCAAATGCTCAAGCCTGCATTATTTGTCCACCACTTTCCCTGCTTTTCCCCAGGTCATAAGGAACAATGAAAATAGTTTCAGACTTCTATAGGAGAGAAAGGCCCCCTAGATCCAAAAGGACACATGAGGGTATAAATTAGGCCCCTGTGACCTCAGGATGCATGGCAGAAAATATGTGCAGCAGGTTCTTTCCCTAACATTAAGCCACCCACTAGAGTGTGCCCATCTTAGCGTCCCACTATAGAGCAGCCAAGCTGTAGGCTACTTCTCTCTCAACTTTCTTGCATTTTCATCCCTTACAAAATTTTGCTTAGCACATAATGCAACAATCCAGTTACAGTTATCAAAACTTAAAAAATCATCATCTAGTCTACctgtaaaaacatgaaaaaacaaaacccaattcCCAGAGATCGAGCCACGTACCAGTATAATTTCAAGTTTATGTTAACAATGACACCTTTTGGCATATCAATGATAGttgtcagaaaagcaaaaaacGTTCACCACAGGCACCTATAAAAAATCCACCCTGCAAAAGCTGAAAAACTGTCCGCAAAAGACTTCAAGCTTAAGCAGAGATTTATATCACAACTCACTGCAGTTTTGCAAATGCATATTCAGGTGACAATATCACACTGGGCACACTAAGATTTTCCTGTTAGGCTCAGTATTAAGACTTAGCTCATTTCTAAGCATTCACTTGGAAGGAAAGAGTATAATGGAAAACACCATAGCTCTTCAATGAAAGATATTTCCATACTTACTGGTGCTACTATTTTGCCCGTCTGTCCAACTTGCATGtcattaggaacaaagccagcaTCGACAGCTGCACGGGAAGCTCCAACTagttgaaagaaaatatttccagtgttttcttttaaaatattagtgaGCCAAATTTATATCACCATAAAAGCACATGTATTTTACTGAAGAGTCCCACACTGTAATGGCACGTATTTAGAAACTTCCCTCTTAAGAGCTCTTATAGTAATCTCTCTCTGTACCACTGGCTGAAATTTCCAAATACTAAGTGCTAATGCACTTCATAAGTAACAGGAAATCCTTACTCCCAGCACCAAAGGGCCATATATTTAAAACTGAGGATTTCAGTCTGGcatatttccattattttctctCATTGCTTTATCAAAAGAGGATTTTCCCATAAATGCCTTCCCATAATGTTCCACCAAGTTTGAATAGAACACATATGCCATCTTACATTGCTGTGGAGTTTGAAGTCAGgcactgtaaagaaaatgtcaaactAAACTTGAAAATACCACATGGACATTGACTTAGTGAAACCgtcaatataaaaacaaatacattcatgtaaaaatatctatttattaCTACATGTAAAATCTAAAGCTGATAGTTAAAATGTTAGTGCAAacagttcctcctcttcccccacctgTTTACTTAGACTATTTTGCTGGAACACTGCATAGCCAGTTTTCTCCTGTTAATGCAAAAGCATAGCAAAAAGACAGAACTATTTGAACTACAAGAATTGCCAAAGGGACTCTGTACAGGAGCAGTATTTAAGGCCATATGAAGAACAGATCAGCTCTTCAAAATGAGctaataacatttttttaacttGTACAGTTGTTTGTGAGCATGTGTGTTGGAGATTTGAGAAGGGTGGAGAATATTACAGTTGAGTATTTTGCTTCATACCGGGCATTTAGGTATATAGCAGACCACAAGGACAAACCAAAATTTTACCTAGGACTAAGCTAACAGGATTTTAAGAATTTCTTTGATAGGACATGAAAGTAAAAGACTTAAGATGAATATTCTTTTTAATGTgacctttttttaaatgaccagggttaataaaaaaagggaaacaaatttACCTGCAGCATGCAATTGATCCGCAAGATCATATAACAACTTAAAATTTTCACCGCTCTTTAAACCTCGCCCTTAAaagttaagaaaagaaaacagattaagaAAGAACATCATATGCTTTATAAATTTTACTGCCTACATAAAACTTTTGTATTAGTGCTTGTATTTGCAAAGGCACAAATATGGGGTTTTTTGGACATACCACTAAATAATATTTAACACTTAAGAGATTCTACTTCTGTCTTTGTGATTAATACTATTATTTCATAAGTATAAACCAACACGACTCTGTCTAGTTTACTTCCTGCCTACAGCATCATCAATCTCATTCTCTGAAATCAGGGAAACAGAATTCATCATTAATatgtgctccctctgctggctttAAGTACAAAATTCTGTAGTGTGATAACTAAGAAATACTTAGTTATAGGCACACTGTACATATCACGGTCTGTCACTTTATACatgaagaacagaacaaaaacatagctattttaaaaatcattagatAATCATGCTGGGACTGCTGTAACAATTAGTAATAATTTTCAGTACAACATAGTTTGATCTAAAAATACCTGATATTTCTATAATTTTGAAAGGACCCACTAGGTATGAGGATGTTCTTAAAATGCTTGTTAGCATATGTTAAATTTCCATGTTTTGGCTGTTCATGATGCACAAATTTGGCTGCCTTCCCACTGTCCCCATATACcatatttcagaattaaatcaTAATATCTATATTCTAAAAATGTATCACATTATAGTGTTTTGCTACAGGCATTATTTAATCAAGATGCATACTGTTAGTTAAATGCAACATAGTGTAGTTTTAGTATTATCTACTTACCGCCCGATACAACCACTTTTGCACTAGTAAGCTCTGGTCGATCGCTTTTTGTCAACTTCTGCTCAATCCACTCAGATAGACCAACAGGAGGTGGAGGCGTTACTGCTTtcatcaaatttaaaaaaaagggggggggagcatgtattttcagccttttaaattTTATCTTTAACTTAATACAAAAGTTCATTCTAGAACCAATTCTACCATGACCTTTTAACTTCTATCAATAATTGCTCTATGGCTTTGAGCTACAAGCCTCTCTCACTAGTTGTACTTATTTACTCTGAGgtacaagaaaagaaagttataTGAACAGTTTCAATTTTGCACATCAGACTGCACTAAAATGAAAGTCAGTAGCAGAAGTAATATATTGCTATCAACCCAGCGTAAGTGTGGTTCTTCTTAAGACTGGCAATCAAGCCAGCTATGTAGTGTTTCCTAACTTCCACAGCACAGAATGGTTCAGGGGCAGCTACTAAGCCTCCCAGAAAAATATGAGGAATGGGAGGATGAGGTGCAGGACACACAGCTTGATGCTAACGATCCCCTCTGCTGGATTTACAGCACAGTCATAAATAGCCCCAAACAGAGAAACAGCAGAGGTGACTACAGATTTCTCTGTAATCGAAGCTGTAGTGgcttcattaaaataataatttaaatggATTTAGTTACAACTGATAGAAAACAATGACTGGGTGTTCTCAATCCAATTTAAACTGCTACTAATTTAGTTCAACACTGTAACAACCTATCTCAATTGAAATATGAGTGATTAAACCAAAATCATGGATGGTCAGCCACTGCTATTTGTGCCcagttttgctttgaaaaccaAACTGGCTATTTAAACAGCCATAATTTTAAAGATGGAAAAGTCTCAGGATTGCTGTAGCAGATGTTTAAGCAGCAAGTGAAACAGGTTTCAGCTCAGATAATCTCCATCTCTGGTCACAGAGAAGGTAGAAGTGAGCAGAGAATCTGCATCTTCCCTTACCGGGCATCACTAAAAAGTGCAAGCCTGTGTATTAAAGGCATAAAGCAATAGTTATGACAATTGGTTTGCTTTGATAAATACTTCTGCAAAATATCAGCGTGCATTGAGCAAAAGTAACTCTACTGCACAAAATGGGAGAGTATCAAAACAAATGCTCACCCTTTTCCAAACTGGCACTACCACCACTTACTGGTGCAGCCTCAAAAGAAGTTCCCCGTACAGAAAATACTTTAACGTTTTCCTCACATTTCACAGTGCAAACAAtattccctaaaaaaaaaagattttttttaaaagataaagttAATATTAGAcatattattttttccatgaaataaaattagtattaaaaatgtattagtaCTTCTGCTAGAAGAGATAACATTCAGAAAGTTACTTCCCCAAACTGCAGTTTTAGATGCCCAAAACTGGAAAATTTGGCACTTTAACAACACAgataacaaatattttctttactttttatcTCAATGTTTCTAAGGCATGTTAATAGTTCCCTCTTTTTTAAGGGACAGAAGGCATGTTAATAGTTCCCTCTTTTTTAAGGGACAGAGTTGCATTCAAATCATCCCTCATTAATGACCTtctaaatttcagaagaaaaaaaaccctctggaaGTATCTTCTTAAATACAAAAAGGGTCTACAATTCAAAGTGGATCTTTTATCCTGTAGCAAGACTTCAGCAGAGCAGAACACAAGGAAGCCTATTCCAAATACCTgtgggatttggggtttttttccaataAACTGAACTATAAAAGGTAGTCATTTTAAAGTTGGAGCTGCAGGGAATGTTAGagagaaaaaatgctgaaatatcaGACACTCATAAATGAAGTCGTCTTGAAATTTCTGAATTATGGGGAAGCAACTTAAAAATGCAACATAAATCAACCATGTTCTGGTAATGTAACTCAAAATATAATAGCATGTTGGTGGAAGAAAAATCTTGTACAACAAAACTAAGAAACACAAGCTAATGAGCTCACATCTAAATTAAAACACTGGGTCAGAGAAGCATTAGAGAAatgagactgaaaaaaagaattacaaattaagtcaattaaaaattacaaataatcAGTTCAGTGTCTTCATAATTAGGAAAAATAACCCTGTGGTATCTTAAATCAGAACTAATGCTTGCCATATTAAATAAAGTCAGACAATTAACTTAATGTCTTCTGTTTTACAAAATCCTATCAGAAGTGCATTAACAAAGAAATGCAGTATGTATAAAGGATGTTGCCAAATTCTATTAATTAAAACGATTGATCTGGTTTGTAACTGAAATCCTACAGTACCAAAGTTGCTAGCATTGCTTGTGTTCTCAGGTGTGGGACATCATGTCCACCCccatgtttcatttttatgaaCCACAGCAATTCAGACTGTAAAGTGAAAATTCCTAACATACTCCCAGGTTCTAATAACAGAATTATAGAATTctgtagatcagttatcaggatTGGGTCCTTTATTGCACAAATACCACATACTACTTCTGATTACTCACCTGCATAGATAGTTCTCACAAAAGTGTCTGGTGACTTAATTTCAATAATGTCAGAAACAGGAGCAACATCAAGTTTAGCTGCCACTCTGGGAATAAGATTCTAAAAGTTAAAGGTGAAAAGTTAGAAAAG is a window of Dromaius novaehollandiae isolate bDroNov1 chromosome 10, bDroNov1.hap1, whole genome shotgun sequence DNA encoding:
- the ETFA gene encoding electron transfer flavoprotein subunit alpha, mitochondrial isoform X3 codes for the protein MFRAVGVQRVRRAASLLRRFQSTLVIAEHNNESLTPITLNVLTAAKRLGGEVSCLVAGTSCDKVAQEVSKVQGVAKVLVAQHDAYKGFLPEELTPLILATQKQFNYTHICAGASAFGKNLIPRVAAKLDVAPVSDIIEIKSPDTFVRTIYAGNIVCTVKCEENVKVFSVRGTSFEAAPVSGGSASLEKVTPPPPVGLSEWIEQKLTKSDRPELTSAKVVVSGGRGLKSGENFKLLYDLADQLHAAVGASRAAVDAGFVPNDMQVGQTGKIVAPELYIAVGISGAIQHLAGMKDSKEM
- the ETFA gene encoding electron transfer flavoprotein subunit alpha, mitochondrial isoform X2, which codes for MFRAVGVQRVRRAASLLRRFQSTLVIAEHNNESLTPITLNVLTAAKRLGGEVSCLVAGTSCDKVAQEVSKVQGVAKVLVAQHDAYKGFLPEELTPLILATQKQFNYTHICAGASAFGKNLIPRVAAKLDVAPVSDIIEIKSPDTFVRTIYAGNIVCTVKCEENVKVFSVRGTSFEAAPVSGGSASLEKVTPPPPVGLSEWIEQKLTKSDRPELTSAKVVVSGGRGLKSGENFKLLYDLADQLHAAVGASRAAVDAGFVPNDMQVGQTGKIVAPELYIAVGISGAIQHLAGMKDSKLSGPS